Proteins from a genomic interval of Halomonas alkaliantarctica:
- a CDS encoding 2,3-butanediol dehydrogenase, with translation MSQSSMQAAVWYAAKDLRVEQVPVPTISDPHEVKVKVAACGICGSDLHEYAAGPIFIPVGKPHPISGEQAPIIMGHEFAGEVVEIGEKVTRVKVGDRVAIEPILSPNKDGAYQMERYNLTPLLGFHGLSGGGGGFSEFTVMGEHMVHQLPDDLSFEQGALVEPAAVALHAVRQSCLKAGDSAVVFGAGPIGLMTIEALKAAGAAQIYAVEVAPSRKAKAEALGAIVVDPQQEDAVTKLQALSGGGVDVAFEVTGIPAVLNQALHSTHEGGEVVVVSIWEGEASFQPNDLVIKERTMKGIIAYRHVYPAVMALMQRGYFRVEDMVTQRIPLADIVEEGFEALLNDKAQVKIIVTPNH, from the coding sequence ATGAGTCAGTCAAGCATGCAGGCAGCAGTTTGGTACGCAGCAAAAGATTTACGTGTCGAGCAAGTGCCGGTTCCCACTATCAGCGACCCCCATGAGGTGAAGGTGAAAGTGGCTGCCTGTGGTATTTGCGGCAGTGACTTGCACGAGTATGCCGCCGGGCCGATTTTTATCCCAGTAGGCAAGCCGCACCCCATTAGCGGCGAACAGGCGCCGATCATTATGGGCCATGAGTTCGCTGGGGAAGTGGTAGAGATCGGCGAGAAAGTAACGCGGGTGAAGGTAGGTGACCGCGTGGCCATTGAGCCGATCCTTTCCCCCAACAAGGACGGCGCTTACCAGATGGAGCGCTACAACCTCACGCCCTTGCTGGGGTTTCACGGCCTTTCGGGCGGTGGCGGCGGCTTTTCTGAGTTCACCGTGATGGGTGAGCATATGGTGCACCAACTGCCGGATGATCTCAGCTTCGAGCAGGGCGCTCTGGTAGAGCCCGCGGCGGTAGCGCTGCATGCGGTGCGCCAAAGCTGCCTGAAAGCAGGGGATAGCGCGGTAGTTTTTGGCGCGGGGCCGATTGGTTTGATGACCATAGAAGCGCTAAAAGCCGCAGGTGCTGCTCAAATATATGCTGTTGAGGTCGCACCTTCGCGGAAAGCCAAAGCTGAAGCGTTAGGGGCCATTGTAGTTGACCCTCAGCAGGAGGACGCGGTTACGAAGCTACAAGCCTTGAGCGGTGGTGGGGTGGACGTGGCGTTTGAAGTGACCGGTATTCCTGCCGTGCTGAATCAGGCGCTGCACAGCACCCACGAAGGGGGTGAAGTAGTGGTGGTGAGTATTTGGGAAGGAGAGGCCAGCTTTCAGCCTAACGATCTAGTCATCAAAGAGCGCACCATGAAGGGTATTATTGCCTATCGCCATGTTTACCCCGCGGTAATGGCGCTGATGCAGCGAGGCTACTTCCGGGTTGAGGACATGGTTACTCAGCGTATTCCACTGGCGGATATCGTGGAGGAGGGCTTTGAGGCGCTGCTAAACGACAAAGCCCAAGTGAAAATTATCGTTACACCCAATCACTAA
- a CDS encoding NAD(P)/FAD-dependent oxidoreductase produces MSEIPAQTQQTATATVQGWLNDFDKALQAQDIQRVLSLFNEECYWRDFVTFTWNLKTCEGKDAIQAMLNATLENVRPSNWLLEGEATQNGDISEAWFTFETAVASGKGYLRLKDGKCWTLLTTMQSLHDYPEPRKHNRPKGAEHGANKQRETWLESREREEAELGYTQQPYCVIIGGGQGGIGLGARLKQMGVPTIIIERNERAGDSWRKRYKSLCLHDPVWYDHLPYIPFPENWPVFAPKDKVGDWLEMYTKVMELNYWSSTECQNARFDEAAGEWVVNVKRNGEEITLRPKQLVMATGMSGMPNVPTFPGAESFAGEQQHSSQHPGPDAYAGKKCVILGSNNSAHDIAAALWEHDADVTMLQRSSTHIVKSDSLMEEVLGPLYSEEAVASGLTHEKADLIFASIPYKVLPDFQRPAFEAIKQRDAEFYQRLEDAGFLLDFGDDDSGLFLKYLRRGSGYYIDVGACDLVANGDIKLRSGVGIERINPNSITLSDGSELEADLIVYATGYGSMNGWAARLISQEVADKVGKCWGLGSDTTKDPGPWEGELRNMWKPTQQEALWFHGGNLHQSRHYSHYLALQLKARMEGLETPVYGLQPVHHTS; encoded by the coding sequence ATGTCCGAGATACCGGCACAAACTCAGCAAACCGCTACGGCCACTGTTCAAGGGTGGCTAAATGATTTTGATAAAGCGCTGCAAGCCCAGGATATTCAGCGTGTTTTGTCGCTATTTAATGAGGAGTGCTACTGGCGCGACTTTGTAACCTTTACCTGGAATTTAAAAACCTGTGAGGGAAAAGATGCTATTCAGGCCATGCTCAATGCCACCTTGGAGAACGTGCGTCCTTCGAACTGGTTGCTAGAAGGTGAAGCCACCCAGAACGGTGATATTAGCGAGGCGTGGTTTACCTTCGAGACAGCCGTCGCCAGCGGCAAAGGCTACTTGCGTCTGAAAGATGGCAAATGCTGGACGCTACTAACCACTATGCAGTCGCTTCATGATTACCCCGAACCGCGTAAGCACAACCGGCCAAAAGGAGCAGAGCACGGTGCCAATAAACAGCGTGAAACCTGGTTAGAGTCACGAGAGCGCGAAGAGGCAGAGCTTGGCTATACCCAACAACCTTATTGCGTGATCATTGGCGGTGGCCAAGGAGGGATTGGTCTCGGGGCGCGTCTGAAGCAGATGGGCGTTCCGACCATCATCATAGAGCGCAACGAGCGCGCAGGGGACTCCTGGCGCAAGCGCTATAAATCTCTCTGCCTGCACGACCCGGTGTGGTACGACCACCTACCCTATATTCCTTTCCCAGAAAACTGGCCGGTGTTTGCACCTAAAGACAAGGTGGGCGACTGGCTTGAGATGTACACAAAGGTGATGGAGCTCAATTATTGGAGTTCCACAGAGTGTCAGAATGCGCGCTTCGATGAAGCCGCAGGCGAGTGGGTGGTAAATGTTAAGCGCAACGGTGAAGAGATCACGCTACGCCCGAAGCAGTTAGTGATGGCCACCGGAATGTCCGGGATGCCCAATGTACCGACATTTCCCGGCGCAGAGAGCTTCGCTGGCGAGCAGCAGCACTCCAGTCAGCACCCTGGGCCAGATGCTTATGCGGGCAAGAAATGCGTGATTTTGGGCTCGAATAACTCTGCTCACGATATTGCCGCGGCCCTCTGGGAGCACGACGCCGATGTGACCATGCTGCAGCGTTCATCCACTCATATCGTGAAGTCAGACTCTTTGATGGAGGAAGTGCTGGGGCCGCTCTACTCCGAAGAGGCGGTTGCCAGTGGCTTAACTCACGAAAAGGCTGATCTGATTTTTGCCTCGATCCCCTACAAGGTGCTTCCAGACTTTCAGCGTCCGGCGTTTGAGGCAATCAAACAGCGCGACGCCGAGTTTTATCAGAGGCTTGAGGATGCGGGCTTTCTGCTCGATTTCGGGGACGATGACTCCGGGCTGTTTTTGAAGTATCTACGCCGGGGCTCGGGGTATTACATCGATGTAGGCGCCTGCGATCTGGTGGCCAACGGGGATATCAAGCTGCGCAGCGGCGTAGGTATCGAACGGATCAACCCAAACTCCATCACGCTTTCGGATGGCAGTGAGCTAGAGGCTGACTTAATTGTCTATGCCACCGGCTACGGATCAATGAACGGCTGGGCGGCCAGGCTTATCTCCCAGGAGGTAGCGGATAAAGTCGGCAAATGCTGGGGCCTGGGCTCCGACACCACCAAAGACCCCGGCCCCTGGGAGGGCGAGCTGCGTAATATGTGGAAACCCACCCAGCAAGAGGCGCTGTGGTTCCATGGCGGCAACCTGCACCAGTCGCGGCACTACTCACACTATTTGGCGCTGCAGTTAAAGGCACGCATGGAGGGGCTGGAAACGCCTGTCTACGGTCTGCAGCCGGTTCATCATACGTCTTAA
- a CDS encoding sigma-54-dependent Fis family transcriptional regulator, with the protein MPTQSPLPARLPSVQRQHIEHIFQLGEGLEVPQLPAQQTIRRSWLRCLNEYRLDPTQPRPARVVPQQILIEHRESVDELLHVARAGVDQLYQQIAQLGYVLLLTDHRGITVEFRGDPNQDQQLRKAGLYLGADWDERFAGTCAVGTCLHDRQAIICHRQEHFDASHISLTCTAAPIADPQGNVMAVLDISALQSPTQHESQNFSLSLVTLYARMIEDAYFLQRYRDCLMVRLDTSREFVHVNGRGLIAIEENGQVIAANAVGRNLIEEHQRRWPPWSAHHTPVLGELFECEIADVLSINSATDDQLRAFRARVDNTIYFISLLEPRRPRPAQQAQPLPSSLPEPLARLGADDPAMRKVQKLAERLRNEASVNVLISGETGTGKEVVARALHDSGNRSKGPFIAVNCAAIPEALIESELFGYEPGAFTGGRAKGMRGLIPQAHGGTLFLDEIGDMPLALQTRLLRVLAEREVMPLGANKPEKVDIRVITATHRNIDAMIQQGEFREDLYYRLNGAQLRLPALRDRADKLYVIRRVFDDIIQERASSQTPRLRADAISALLAYAWPGNIRQLKNALAFALATTESEEITVHDLPEQCLSQRITRQIPPLAADAGRDSDHTLLEMLKEQCWNISAVARALGVSRPTVYRQMQRQGIVPPNWQG; encoded by the coding sequence ATGCCTACTCAATCGCCCCTGCCTGCGCGGCTGCCATCCGTCCAGCGCCAGCATATCGAGCATATTTTCCAGCTTGGCGAAGGCCTGGAAGTTCCGCAGCTACCGGCCCAGCAAACCATTCGGCGTTCCTGGCTGCGCTGCCTAAACGAGTACCGGCTCGATCCTACCCAGCCACGCCCTGCCCGGGTGGTACCCCAGCAAATCCTGATCGAGCACCGAGAATCGGTTGATGAACTACTGCACGTGGCAAGAGCCGGGGTTGACCAGCTCTATCAACAAATCGCCCAGCTAGGCTATGTACTGTTACTCACCGACCACCGCGGCATTACCGTCGAGTTTCGTGGCGACCCCAACCAAGACCAGCAACTGCGCAAAGCGGGCCTCTACCTTGGTGCCGATTGGGACGAACGCTTTGCGGGCACCTGTGCCGTGGGCACCTGCCTGCATGATCGCCAAGCGATTATTTGCCACCGCCAGGAGCACTTCGACGCGTCGCATATTTCGCTTACATGTACCGCCGCGCCGATTGCCGATCCGCAAGGTAACGTCATGGCCGTGCTGGATATCTCCGCGCTGCAATCGCCTACCCAGCATGAGAGCCAAAATTTTAGCCTCTCGCTGGTGACGCTGTACGCACGCATGATCGAGGACGCCTATTTTCTGCAGCGCTACCGTGACTGCCTAATGGTGCGCCTGGATACCTCGCGAGAGTTCGTACATGTAAACGGGCGCGGACTCATCGCTATTGAAGAGAACGGGCAGGTGATTGCTGCCAACGCAGTGGGCCGTAATCTGATAGAAGAACACCAGCGCCGTTGGCCACCTTGGTCAGCCCATCACACCCCTGTGCTGGGGGAGCTATTCGAGTGCGAGATCGCTGATGTACTCAGCATTAATAGCGCCACCGACGATCAACTGCGTGCTTTTCGCGCCAGGGTCGACAACACCATTTACTTTATTAGCCTGCTGGAGCCGCGCCGCCCTCGACCTGCACAGCAAGCGCAACCTCTCCCCTCCAGCCTGCCGGAACCACTGGCACGCCTCGGTGCCGACGACCCCGCTATGCGCAAAGTGCAGAAGCTGGCTGAGCGGTTGCGCAACGAAGCCAGCGTCAATGTGCTGATTAGCGGTGAAACCGGCACCGGCAAAGAGGTCGTTGCCCGAGCCCTACATGACAGCGGCAACCGATCTAAAGGGCCGTTTATCGCAGTGAACTGTGCTGCTATTCCCGAAGCCCTGATCGAAAGCGAGCTGTTTGGTTACGAGCCCGGCGCCTTTACCGGTGGTCGCGCCAAAGGCATGCGTGGGCTCATCCCCCAAGCCCACGGCGGCACGCTGTTTCTAGATGAAATCGGCGATATGCCGCTGGCCCTGCAAACCCGCCTGCTGCGCGTACTGGCCGAGCGAGAAGTGATGCCATTGGGTGCCAATAAGCCTGAGAAGGTTGATATTCGGGTGATTACCGCCACCCATCGCAATATCGATGCGATGATCCAGCAGGGCGAGTTCCGCGAAGATCTCTATTACCGCCTTAATGGCGCTCAACTGCGCCTGCCCGCGCTACGCGACCGCGCCGATAAGCTCTACGTTATCCGCCGCGTATTTGACGACATCATCCAAGAACGCGCCTCCAGCCAAACACCCCGCCTGCGGGCCGATGCTATCAGCGCCCTGCTTGCCTACGCCTGGCCTGGTAATATCCGCCAGTTAAAGAATGCGCTGGCCTTTGCACTGGCCACCACAGAAAGCGAGGAAATCACCGTTCATGATTTACCCGAGCAGTGCCTAAGCCAGCGCATAACGCGGCAGATACCTCCCCTGGCTGCAGACGCGGGTAGAGACAGCGATCACACACTGCTGGAAATGCTCAAGGAGCAGTGCTGGAACATTAGCGCCGTTGCTCGCGCGCTCGGGGTTTCTAGGCCCACGGTATACCGGCAAATGCAGCGCCAGGGCATAGTGCCGCCAAATTGGCAGGGCTAA
- a CDS encoding AAA family ATPase — protein MAFDSTSSYIATDALKQAVNAAVVLERPLLIKGEPGTGKTLLAEELAESLDTQLITWHIKSSTKAAQGLYEYDAVSRLRDSQLGVEGVENVANYIKPGKLWEAFTANERVVLLIDEIDKADIEFPNDLLQELDRMEFHVYETGETIRAEQRPIIVITSNNEKELPDAFLRRCFFHYIEFPDRETMQAIVDVHFPDIAPRLVSEALEVFFELRKAPGLKKKPSTSELVDWLKLLMADNIAQEALYNRDPAKALPPMAGALVKNEQDTQLLERLAFMIRRQKGTGR, from the coding sequence ATGGCGTTTGATTCCACTTCTTCCTATATCGCGACCGATGCGCTTAAGCAGGCGGTGAATGCTGCCGTGGTGCTTGAGCGGCCGCTGTTAATCAAAGGCGAGCCGGGCACCGGCAAAACCCTGCTGGCCGAAGAGTTGGCCGAGTCTCTCGATACTCAGTTGATCACCTGGCATATCAAATCCAGCACCAAGGCGGCCCAGGGTTTATACGAGTACGATGCCGTCAGCCGCCTGCGCGACTCTCAGCTTGGCGTTGAAGGCGTGGAAAACGTCGCCAACTACATCAAGCCCGGCAAGCTGTGGGAAGCCTTTACTGCCAACGAGCGCGTAGTGCTGCTGATCGACGAGATCGATAAAGCCGATATCGAATTCCCCAACGACCTGCTTCAAGAGCTGGATCGTATGGAGTTCCACGTTTACGAAACCGGCGAAACCATCCGTGCAGAACAGCGCCCGATTATCGTTATTACCTCGAATAATGAAAAAGAGCTGCCGGACGCGTTCCTACGCCGCTGCTTTTTCCACTATATCGAGTTCCCCGACCGCGAGACCATGCAGGCGATTGTCGATGTTCACTTCCCGGATATCGCCCCCCGGCTGGTCAGCGAAGCCCTAGAGGTATTCTTTGAGCTTCGTAAAGCGCCCGGCCTCAAGAAAAAGCCTTCCACGTCAGAACTCGTCGATTGGCTCAAGCTACTGATGGCTGACAATATTGCTCAAGAAGCACTCTACAACCGTGATCCGGCCAAAGCGTTGCCGCCCATGGCCGGCGCACTGGTCAAAAACGAGCAGGATACCCAACTGCTTGAACGCCTGGCGTTTATGATTCGTCGCCAGAAAGGCACAGGCCGCTAA
- a CDS encoding vWA domain-containing protein, which yields MFIGLFETLKRAGVPVSLRELLDLHAVVERGVVFADMEAFYQVARTVMVKDERHFDRFDRAFAAWFKGLEDMDAAIEALIPDDWLRREFEKQLTDEEKAKIESLGGLEELIETFKKRLEEQKERHAGGNKWIGTGGTSPFGAYGYNPEGIRIGQDGSRHRRATKVWDERRFRDYDDSLELGTRNIKMALRRLRKFARQGALDEFDVDSTIRETAKDAGLLNVQMRPERHNAVKVLLFLDVGGSMDDHIRVCEELFSAARSEFKHLEHYYFHNCLYEGVWRNNMRRGNERIPTMDVLHTYGADYQVVIVGDAAMSPYEVTHPGGSVEHFNDEAGSVWLKRLCDTFPRLAWLNPLPPRAWEYTYSTNLIREIIQDRMYPMTLEGLETAMRELAKK from the coding sequence ATGTTTATTGGCCTATTTGAAACGCTCAAGCGCGCGGGCGTCCCGGTGTCGCTACGCGAGCTGCTGGATCTTCACGCCGTGGTGGAGCGCGGTGTCGTGTTCGCCGACATGGAAGCCTTCTATCAGGTGGCCCGCACGGTGATGGTCAAGGATGAACGCCACTTTGACCGCTTCGATCGTGCCTTCGCCGCCTGGTTTAAAGGTCTCGAGGACATGGACGCCGCCATTGAGGCGCTGATTCCCGATGACTGGCTCCGCCGGGAATTTGAGAAACAACTAACGGATGAAGAGAAAGCCAAGATCGAATCCCTGGGCGGCCTTGAAGAGCTCATCGAGACGTTTAAAAAACGCCTGGAGGAGCAAAAAGAGCGCCACGCGGGGGGCAATAAATGGATAGGTACCGGCGGCACCAGCCCCTTTGGCGCCTACGGTTATAACCCGGAAGGCATTCGCATCGGTCAGGATGGCTCTCGCCACCGCAGGGCCACCAAGGTCTGGGACGAGCGACGCTTCCGCGATTACGATGATTCTCTGGAATTAGGCACGCGCAATATCAAAATGGCGCTGCGTCGCCTGCGCAAGTTTGCCCGCCAAGGGGCATTAGATGAGTTCGACGTGGACAGCACCATCCGCGAAACTGCCAAGGACGCCGGGTTACTCAACGTACAGATGCGCCCTGAACGCCATAATGCCGTTAAAGTATTGCTGTTTTTAGATGTGGGCGGCTCGATGGATGACCATATTCGCGTCTGCGAAGAGCTGTTTTCTGCAGCCCGCTCAGAGTTCAAGCATCTGGAGCACTACTACTTTCATAACTGCCTTTACGAAGGGGTTTGGCGTAACAACATGCGCCGAGGGAATGAACGCATCCCGACCATGGATGTTTTGCACACCTACGGTGCGGATTACCAGGTAGTGATTGTCGGCGATGCGGCCATGTCGCCCTATGAAGTTACCCACCCAGGCGGCAGTGTTGAGCACTTTAACGACGAAGCGGGCAGCGTTTGGCTTAAGCGTTTATGCGACACTTTTCCACGTCTGGCGTGGCTGAACCCTTTGCCACCACGTGCCTGGGAGTACACCTACTCAACTAATCTCATACGAGAGATTATCCAAGACCGTATGTACCCCATGACGCTTGAGGGGCTGGAAACGGCCATGCGCGAACTAGCGAAGAAGTAG
- a CDS encoding RidA family protein, whose product MPTFMNDPTMPTPSFPGSHMVVDDHYVFISGLTVADLSNGHAARGDVKEETRLVMRALSRMLEMEGGSLADIVRVDIHLTDLHAIQDMDSVYAEHFEPGRYPARTCTESPNLYGGSSIEITVMAKRQLQSEQ is encoded by the coding sequence ATGCCCACCTTTATGAATGACCCTACCATGCCCACACCAAGCTTCCCCGGTAGCCACATGGTAGTCGATGATCACTATGTGTTTATTTCAGGACTGACCGTTGCCGACCTCTCTAACGGCCATGCCGCCCGAGGCGATGTTAAAGAGGAGACTCGCCTTGTGATGCGCGCACTCTCGCGCATGCTTGAAATGGAAGGCGGCAGCTTAGCGGATATAGTGCGGGTGGATATCCACCTCACGGATCTACACGCCATCCAAGACATGGACAGTGTTTACGCAGAGCACTTTGAACCTGGCCGCTACCCTGCCCGCACCTGCACCGAATCCCCGAACCTCTACGGTGGAAGCAGTATTGAAATCACTGTGATGGCTAAGCGCCAGCTTCAATCAGAGCAATAA
- a CDS encoding cobyric acid synthase produces MATLMIQGTTSDAGKSTVVAALCRALARRGISVAPFKPQNMALNSAVTEDGGEIGRSTALQAQACYLAPHSDMNPVLLKPETDRGAQVILRGKVHGHMDALDYHAYKRTAKESVLAAWQALENRFDVIIAEGAGSPAEINLREGDIANMGFAEAADCPVLLVGDIDRGGVFAQLVGTLALLSESEQARTKGFIINRFRGDLALLKPGLEWLQARTGKPVFGTLPYLQGLVLDAEDSIGLTQGEKASQTLNVIVPALPRISNHTDFDPLRLHPQVSLTFVGSDQPIPAADVIILPGSKSTASDLEWLKRQGWDKAIQRHLRYGGKVLGICGGFQMLGEWVDDPDGLEGKTEKVAGLGLLPLTTRMVAGKQLRNVNGLTVAEGATVTGYEIHNGVSDGAALSSPLFDLKGCPEGAVSKDGQIIGTYLHGLFDHPEACQALLKQLGLINADKSDYQAHRERELDRLADMLEAHIDIEAVIALIEAGA; encoded by the coding sequence ATGGCCACATTGATGATTCAAGGCACCACCTCGGACGCGGGTAAAAGCACCGTGGTGGCTGCCCTTTGCCGCGCGCTGGCAAGGCGAGGAATATCAGTGGCGCCGTTTAAACCCCAGAACATGGCGCTGAATAGCGCCGTAACGGAGGATGGCGGCGAGATTGGCCGTTCCACGGCGTTACAGGCCCAAGCCTGCTATTTAGCGCCCCACAGTGATATGAACCCGGTACTGTTAAAACCAGAAACGGATCGTGGCGCCCAGGTGATTTTACGCGGCAAAGTCCATGGCCATATGGATGCGCTCGATTACCATGCCTATAAACGCACTGCGAAAGAGAGCGTATTGGCGGCATGGCAGGCGTTGGAAAACCGCTTTGACGTGATTATTGCCGAGGGGGCAGGTAGCCCTGCTGAAATCAATCTACGCGAGGGCGACATTGCCAATATGGGCTTTGCCGAAGCGGCTGACTGCCCAGTATTACTCGTCGGTGATATTGATCGCGGTGGGGTATTTGCCCAATTGGTAGGTACGCTGGCGCTATTGAGCGAGAGCGAACAGGCGCGCACCAAGGGCTTTATTATCAATCGCTTTCGCGGCGACTTAGCACTGCTAAAACCTGGGCTCGAGTGGTTGCAGGCGCGCACTGGAAAACCCGTATTTGGAACATTGCCTTATCTGCAGGGGTTGGTACTCGATGCAGAAGACAGCATTGGCTTAACACAAGGCGAAAAAGCCAGCCAGACGCTTAACGTGATCGTTCCCGCTCTACCGCGCATCAGTAACCACACTGACTTCGACCCACTGCGTTTGCACCCACAGGTGTCGCTGACCTTCGTGGGGTCAGACCAGCCGATACCCGCCGCCGATGTGATCATTCTGCCCGGCAGTAAAAGTACTGCCAGTGATCTTGAATGGTTGAAACGCCAGGGCTGGGATAAGGCAATCCAGCGTCACTTACGCTATGGCGGCAAAGTACTGGGTATTTGCGGCGGCTTCCAAATGCTGGGGGAATGGGTAGATGACCCTGACGGTTTGGAGGGGAAAACTGAAAAAGTAGCAGGATTAGGGCTGCTTCCCCTTACCACTCGGATGGTGGCGGGTAAGCAACTGCGCAATGTGAATGGTTTAACGGTGGCGGAGGGCGCTACCGTTACAGGCTATGAAATCCATAACGGCGTAAGCGATGGTGCAGCGCTTAGTTCGCCGCTATTTGATTTAAAGGGATGCCCGGAAGGTGCCGTTAGCAAAGATGGCCAAATTATCGGCACCTACCTGCATGGGTTATTTGACCATCCAGAAGCCTGCCAAGCCCTCTTGAAGCAGCTCGGCCTGATTAATGCTGATAAGAGTGACTATCAAGCTCACCGAGAGCGTGAGCTTGACCGTTTAGCCGATATGCTGGAAGCCCACATTGATATTGAGGCGGTTATTGCTCTGATTGAAGCTGGCGCTTAG
- a CDS encoding substrate-binding domain-containing protein, translating into MADLLSVAKLAGVSRATAARAFSSPDLVRSATREKVFNAAQQLAFRPNKVAQQLRSQATQMIGVMVPSLDNPVFAEQLQAMEVAARAAGYSLIVTTSEYSSSREGDIVEEMLRQRVDGLILTVAEADNSAVLDKLRLETTPCLLVYNPPGSSGFPSVGVDNRAASADATRHLISLGHERIGMVAGPLLQSDRARQRFDGYCHAMGEAGLIARPLVEMARHTQADLASLTPALQGPDTLSAVICTNDLLAISLMGELQRAGFNVPGDLSVMGFDGIALGKHLYPSLCTIEQPRAKIGRAAVHTLLAMIRGEECTLAPLPHALRKGESVGIPASRKSMLGTS; encoded by the coding sequence ATGGCAGATTTACTCAGTGTGGCCAAACTCGCCGGGGTTTCCCGGGCAACTGCGGCGCGGGCTTTTTCAAGCCCCGATTTGGTCCGCTCAGCGACTCGCGAAAAAGTGTTTAACGCTGCCCAGCAGCTGGCGTTTAGGCCTAATAAAGTCGCTCAGCAGCTACGCTCGCAAGCCACGCAAATGATTGGCGTGATGGTGCCCAGTCTCGATAACCCGGTGTTTGCCGAGCAACTACAAGCCATGGAAGTGGCTGCCCGTGCTGCTGGTTACTCACTGATCGTTACCACCAGCGAATATTCGTCCAGCCGGGAGGGTGACATTGTTGAGGAGATGCTGCGCCAGCGCGTGGACGGTCTGATACTTACCGTGGCAGAAGCAGATAACAGCGCTGTGCTGGACAAGCTACGTTTGGAAACCACCCCTTGCTTGCTGGTCTACAACCCGCCTGGAAGCAGCGGTTTCCCCTCGGTCGGCGTCGATAACCGTGCCGCCAGCGCCGATGCCACCCGTCACTTAATCAGTCTGGGCCATGAGCGAATTGGCATGGTCGCCGGCCCGCTACTGCAGTCAGACCGTGCCCGGCAGCGCTTTGACGGTTACTGCCACGCTATGGGCGAGGCCGGTCTGATCGCCCGCCCGCTGGTTGAGATGGCCCGCCATACCCAGGCTGACCTGGCAAGCCTAACACCAGCACTACAAGGGCCAGACACTCTCAGCGCAGTGATTTGTACCAATGATCTGCTCGCCATCAGCCTGATGGGCGAACTGCAACGCGCAGGCTTTAACGTGCCTGGCGACCTTTCAGTGATGGGCTTTGACGGTATTGCCTTAGGCAAGCACCTCTACCCGTCGCTCTGCACCATTGAACAGCCTCGCGCCAAGATCGGGCGCGCGGCTGTTCACACCTTGCTAGCCATGATTCGGGGAGAAGAATGCACACTTGCTCCCCTGCCCCACGCACTGCGTAAGGGCGAAAGTGTCGGAATCCCGGCATCCCGTAAGTCCATGTTAGGCACTTCATAG
- a CDS encoding ABC transporter substrate-binding protein produces MNLKRLYQAVLATAVISASGSAFAQSSDNAICYNCPPEWADWGTQLRLIEQETGIRVPQDNKNSGQSLAQLVAEASSPVADVVYYGVTFGIQAMEEDVVTPYQPAHWDEIPEGLKDPEGNWFAIHSGTLGFMVNVDALDGAPVPTSWEDLLKPEYRGMVGYLDPASAFVGYVGAVAVNLAMGGDLNDFTPAIDYFNQLAENDPIVPKQTSYARVLSGEIPILLDYDFNAYRARHSDGANVAFVIPEEGSVVVPYVMSLVKDGPNPENGKQVLDFVLSDQGQAVWADAYLRPVRASAISPEAREVFLPDSEYARAEALDYTAMAAAQRSFSERYLSEVR; encoded by the coding sequence ATGAATCTCAAGCGTCTTTATCAAGCGGTATTGGCCACGGCGGTGATTAGCGCGTCGGGAAGCGCTTTTGCGCAATCAAGCGACAACGCTATTTGCTACAACTGCCCACCGGAATGGGCCGATTGGGGAACGCAGTTGCGTTTGATCGAACAGGAGACTGGCATTCGCGTGCCGCAAGACAACAAAAATTCCGGCCAATCCTTAGCCCAATTGGTTGCCGAAGCCAGTAGCCCTGTGGCAGATGTCGTTTACTACGGGGTAACCTTCGGCATTCAAGCCATGGAAGAGGACGTAGTGACGCCCTACCAGCCTGCCCACTGGGACGAGATACCCGAAGGTCTGAAAGACCCCGAAGGTAACTGGTTTGCCATTCACTCTGGCACCCTTGGTTTTATGGTCAACGTCGACGCCTTGGATGGCGCCCCGGTGCCCACGTCCTGGGAAGACCTGCTCAAGCCTGAGTATCGCGGCATGGTGGGTTACCTTGACCCGGCCAGCGCCTTCGTCGGCTACGTCGGTGCTGTGGCGGTCAACCTAGCCATGGGTGGCGATCTTAATGACTTCACCCCGGCGATCGACTACTTCAATCAGCTCGCCGAAAACGACCCGATTGTGCCCAAGCAAACCAGCTACGCTCGAGTACTTTCAGGTGAGATCCCGATTCTTCTCGATTACGACTTCAACGCTTACCGCGCACGCCATAGCGATGGTGCCAATGTAGCGTTTGTGATTCCCGAAGAAGGCAGCGTGGTAGTGCCCTATGTGATGAGCCTGGTGAAAGATGGCCCCAACCCCGAGAACGGCAAACAGGTGCTTGATTTCGTGCTCTCTGATCAAGGCCAAGCGGTTTGGGCGGATGCTTACTTACGCCCCGTTCGCGCCAGCGCCATTTCCCCTGAAGCACGCGAAGTCTTTCTGCCCGATAGCGAGTATGCCCGCGCCGAGGCACTCGACTACACCGCTATGGCGGCTGCTCAACGTAGCTTCTCCGAGCGGTATCTGTCGGAGGTTCGTTAA